In Triticum urartu cultivar G1812 chromosome 6, Tu2.1, whole genome shotgun sequence, the following proteins share a genomic window:
- the LOC125515393 gene encoding transcriptional corepressor LEUNIG_HOMOLOG-like isoform X1, protein MVDGTGLASSSNQTDDLEDVKGIFTQLKISLSEPDPAASNVFTFSEVNCWRPASSRKLVCCNFSSDGKILATAGHENKAVVWNMDTFQTHHLPEEHAYLITDVCFRPNSTQMATSAFDKTIKLWNATDTRFSHHTFSGHKYPIVSLDFHPKKTDLLCSCDRNGEIWYWNVTQLTYLGAMKSDFGQDGPLVRFQPSTGQLLAATTGNVVSIFDVDTHTKKYTLQGHNISVQWLC, encoded by the exons GATGATCTCGAAGATGTAAAGGGCATTTTTACTCAACTTAAAATAAGCCTGTCAGAGCCTGATCCGGCGGCTTCAAATG TTTTCACCTTCAGTGAGGTTAACTGCTGGCGACCAGCAAGCAGCAGGAAGTTAGTCTGCTGCAACTTCTCTTCCGACGGCAAGATCTTGGCAACTGCTGGACATGAAAACAAG GCTGTAGTTTGGAACATGGACACTTTCCAGACACATCATTTACCAGAAGAGCATGCTTACCTTATCACTGATGTCTGTTTCAGACCTAACTCTACACAGATGGCAACATCAGCTTTTGACAAAACAATTAAGCTATGGAATGCCACAGAT ACTCGATTCTCTCATCATACATTCTCTGGGCATAAATATCCAATTGTGTCACTAGATTTTCATCCAAAGAAGACAGACCTTTTGTGTTCTTGTGATAGGAATGGTGAAATCTGGTACTGGAACGTGACTCAGCTAACCTATCTGGGTGCCATGAAG TCTGACTTTGGACAGGACGGTCCTCTCGTTCGTTTCCAACCTAGCACTGGACAATTACTCGCAGCTACTACAGGAAATGTTGTCTCTATATTTGACGTTGACACACATACCAAAAAGTACACCTTGCAG GGCCATAACATAAGCGTGCAGTGGTTGTGCTAG
- the LOC125515393 gene encoding transcriptional corepressor LEUNIG_HOMOLOG-like isoform X2, with amino-acid sequence MVDGTGLASSSNQTDDLEDVKGIFTQLKISLSEPDPAASNVFTFSEVNCWRPASSRKLVCCNFSSDGKILATAGHENKAVVWNMDTFQTHHLPEEHAYLITDVCFRPNSTQMATSAFDKTIKLWNATDTRFSHHTFSGHKYPIVSLDFHPKKTDLLCSCDRNGEIWYWNVTQLTYLGAMKSDFGQDGPLVRFQPSTGQLLAATTGNVVSIFDVDTHTKKYTLQWLC; translated from the exons GATGATCTCGAAGATGTAAAGGGCATTTTTACTCAACTTAAAATAAGCCTGTCAGAGCCTGATCCGGCGGCTTCAAATG TTTTCACCTTCAGTGAGGTTAACTGCTGGCGACCAGCAAGCAGCAGGAAGTTAGTCTGCTGCAACTTCTCTTCCGACGGCAAGATCTTGGCAACTGCTGGACATGAAAACAAG GCTGTAGTTTGGAACATGGACACTTTCCAGACACATCATTTACCAGAAGAGCATGCTTACCTTATCACTGATGTCTGTTTCAGACCTAACTCTACACAGATGGCAACATCAGCTTTTGACAAAACAATTAAGCTATGGAATGCCACAGAT ACTCGATTCTCTCATCATACATTCTCTGGGCATAAATATCCAATTGTGTCACTAGATTTTCATCCAAAGAAGACAGACCTTTTGTGTTCTTGTGATAGGAATGGTGAAATCTGGTACTGGAACGTGACTCAGCTAACCTATCTGGGTGCCATGAAG TCTGACTTTGGACAGGACGGTCCTCTCGTTCGTTTCCAACCTAGCACTGGACAATTACTCGCAGCTACTACAGGAAATGTTGTCTCTATATTTGACGTTGACACACATACCAAAAAGTACACCTTGCAG TGGTTGTGCTAG